From one Clostridia bacterium genomic stretch:
- a CDS encoding TSUP family transporter, producing MKTLLGGLAIGSAAGILAGMVGVGGGIIIVPALVYFFGMDQKMAQGTSLAVLLPPTGLLAFMQYYRAGNVDLKVASLIVVGLLLGGWFGGGWAQQLSGPVLRKGFAVMMMLAAVKMFFQK from the coding sequence ATGAAAACCCTTCTCGGCGGGTTGGCGATTGGAAGTGCAGCCGGCATTCTGGCTGGCATGGTCGGCGTAGGCGGCGGAATCATTATCGTACCGGCGCTGGTCTACTTCTTCGGGATGGACCAGAAGATGGCGCAAGGAACGTCGCTGGCCGTGTTGTTGCCGCCAACGGGGTTGCTTGCTTTCATGCAGTACTACCGTGCCGGCAATGTTGACCTGAAGGTTGCGTCTCTAATCGTGGTCGGCCTGCTGCTGGGAGGATGGTTTGGTGGAGGATGGGCACAGCAGCTATCAGGGCCGGTACTGCGCAAGGGATTTGCCGTGATGATGATGTTGGCCGCCGTGAAAATGTTCTTCCAGAAATAG